The following are encoded in a window of Thunnus albacares chromosome 9, fThuAlb1.1, whole genome shotgun sequence genomic DNA:
- the mpl gene encoding thrombopoietin receptor: protein MNFPCRWEILLSLWIQVVFVPGIHCKEGTVSHLSREDVLLFKDEQDPKCFTRTEEDFTCFFETQNNRTYDFFYNFDMRDKRCDLSVQRTEERTFLHICSFPDSDVFLSVEMHLTVVEHNTNTSLYDRTVSVEDHLLLDPPFNVSLHQNDQAGQLQVSWHTKVSKYWEDKVQYKIRYSSKGLEEKTKECFLQGKEKCDGAVVTLVPGEEVEVQVAVKCANSEDAGHWSRWSHPVQAVAPQSADDISLLCYTSDLQNITCQWNGSRYSMQNEYKLSYKMSLSGALGWTEWAECLADRELTDLCSFHGDGSRKVRVKLSNTPAPLSRTFFTQEFTLNKSIRTPPPAHLRRALRKDKLCLKWETPLLSLSGHLQYEVGYQIRGSEAWMMVSPKGPEPGTCLEVPTGSKYSVKVRAKPNGSIYSGHWSDWSDVLTGDTPIDRGTWLMVCIPVMMLITAVILISLFSTYLSKLKQYFWPPVPNLDKVLQGFLTEINRQKWDPPVTAKQCLDDTTASVVEIMYEDEVSELGKPLEESTQLLTPEGSCSSGGQLEGSIGTQPEVFPDYVTLNRDSVFLSPKGNKYVCEQVGEKRDPEVSGELLQTACHCSDGSVCVPPCLSIDFLNHSYLPLAELANKFDCNVTATRGPGNLYTNFPCS from the exons ATGAATTTTCCCTGCAGGTGGGAGATACTCCTTAGCTTGTGGATacaagtggtctttgtgcctgGGATACATTGCAAGGAAGGAACTGTCAGTCATCTTTCAAGGGAAG ATGTTTTGCTCTTTAAGGATGAGCAGGATCCTAAATGTTTCACCCGCACAGAAGAGGATTTCACCTGCTTTTTTGAGACCCAAAACAACAGGACTTATGATTTTTTCTACAACTTTGACATGAG AGACAAAAGATGCGATCTGTCTGTCCAGAGAACAGAAGAGAGAACTTTCCTCCACATCTGCTCGTTTCCTGACTCAGATGTTTTCTTGAGCGTCGAGATGCACCTTACAGTGGTGGAGCACAACACCAACACCAGCCTCTACGATCGGACTGTCTCTGTGGAAGACCATT TGCTCTTGGATCCCCCCTTCAATGTGTCCTTGCATCAAAATGACCAAGCTGGACAGCTGCAGGTTTCATGGCACACAAAGGTGTCAAAATACTGGGAAGATAAGGTGCAGTACAAGATTCGATACTCTTCCAAGGGGCTGGAAGAGAAGACAAAAGAG TGCTTTCTACAAGGAAAAGAGAAGTGTGATGGTGCAGTGGTAACACTGGTACCAGGGGAGGAGGTTGAGGTCCAGGTCGCAGTCAAGTGTGCCAACAGTGAAGATGCAGGACACTGGAGCCGCTGGTCACACCCTGTGCAAGCTGTGGCTCCCCAAAGTGCAG ATGATATTTCACTATTGTGCTACACCTCTGACCTGCAAAACATCACCTGTCAGTGGAATGGTAGCAGATACAGCATGCAAAATGAGTACAAACTTTCCTACAAGATGAGTCTCAG TGGAGCTTTGGGCTGGACAGAATGGGCAGAGTGTCTGGCTGACAGGGAGTTGACTGACCTGTGCAGTTTCCATGGAGATGGATCCAGAAAAGTCAGGGTCAAGCTCAGCAACACACCAGCTCCACTCAGCAGAACCTTCTTTACTCAAGAGTTCACTCTTAACAAGAGCA tcaGAACACCCCCACCGGCTCATCTGAGAAGAGCGCTGAGGAAAGATAAGTTGTGCTTGAAATGGGAAactcctcttctgtctctgtcggGTCACCTACAGTATGAAGTCGGCTACCAAATTAGAGGGAGTGAAGCATGGATG ATGGTATCCCCAAAGGGTCCAGAGCCTGGCACGTGTCTAGAGGTTCCAACAGGTAGCAAGTACAGTGTTAAGGTCAGAGCTAAACCTAATGGATCCATTTACTCAGGCCACTGGAGTGACTGGTCAGATGTGCTCACTGGAGACACCCCTATTGATAGAG GCACTTGGCTCATGGTGTGTATCCCTGTCATGATGCTGATTACTGCTGTCATCCTCATCTCCTTGTTTTCCACGTACCTCAG CAAGCTCAAGCAGTATTTTTGGCCTCCAGTGCCCAACCTTGACAAAGTCCTACAAGGCTTTCTGACAGAGATCAACAGACAGAAATGG GATCCTCCAGTCACAGCAAAGCAGTGCTTAGACGACACCACTGCATCTGTGGTGGAGATCATGTATGAAGATGAGGTTTCAGAATTGGGGAAGCCATTAGAGGAATCCACCCAGCTCCTGACACCAGAGGGAAGCTGCTCCAGCGGAGGACAGTTAGAGGGGAGCATCGGGACACAACCAGAAGTCTTTCCAGACTATGTGACCCTTAACAGAGACAGTGTCTTTCTTAGCCCAAAAGGAAACAAGTATGTCTGTGAGCAGGTTGGAGAGAAAAGAGACCCGGAGGTTAGCGGTGAGCTCCTTCAAACAGCATGTCACTGCAGTGATGGATCAGTCTGTGTCCCACCTTGCTTAAGCATTGATTTCCTTAACCATTCCTACTTGCCTCTGGCTGAGCTTGCAAACAAATTTGACTGTAACGTCACTGCTACAAGGGGGCCAGGCAACCTTTATACTAATTTCCCCTGTAGCTAA